The genomic region AGTTGGATCCGTGCTTCGTATCGCGAATAGATTCCCGATGATCACGCGACCAAATCCCATCCCATTCGCATAAGTCATACACCGTGTTGTTGTTCGGTCATCTTTTTCGGCATCAGCCTGGCTGGGATTCACCAATACAAACGCCATTGTCGGCGCTTTTGAGTCCCATGTACGGTCAAGTCGATATCGATACTCATTATCTTCACTCAATATCGCGTCACGCATGACATCCGTTGGTGCTGTCGGATCCGGTCCTGCTGTGTCGTGCACATAGTATATACTGTTAATTAGATACAATAATTCATCTATCTGATAAAGAGCAAGGAGAATGCCCGGCGGCTTTAGATGCCTCCAGAGATCACTTCTGGTGCGCGAATAATACCAACGGTCTCACTAATGTGGGATGAATCCGACAACCCATTTCACAACCCACCATCGATGGCAAGCCCCCCGGATATTCCACCGTTCTCATCCAAAATTTAGAATAGACATGAGTATGAGAAGTTATAGTAACGTTCAGAATACTGGAAGTTCACCGGACTAACCACAGTCAGGGAGAGGACTCACTTGACCGCCACAGGTGGAACGCCAGCGCTGGAACATCGCTAACCACTATACCCGAGAAGTCTGGAAGGAGGCAGGTGAGATTCCCAACCACGAGGAGTTAAAAAGTGAATTGAAGGAACACAACAAATATTGAGGACTCCGCACTCAGTCCAGTCAGCGCGCTCTGGAGGAACTCGTTGAAGCTTTCAATTCGTGGCACGCCTCCGACGACAGGGACAATCCACTCGGCTATTTTAAGGAAAACTACTGCGACGATCAAAGCCGCCGTGTCCACGAAGAATACTCCCGGTCAACTGTGGCATGGAAATAGAACAATATCCGACACGACATTAGGAACAGTCGCGTGCGCACATCAAAATAACGTGAACTGCTTCGGGATTAACCTCCGTGGTATCTGCCTCGTACCGCTAGTAAGTGAAGTACCTCGGGGTCAAGCCCCGAGGCTTCACCGTTTGGGGTCTGCACAGCACCCGCAGGCGAATTTAATTCCCTCCGACCTTCTCCGTGAGGGGTCGGCTGGAATTAACACCCGAACTCCGCGAGGAGTCCGTGGAGGTCGGCGGCTTCACTCCGCCCGTTGAAACCCCCGTCGCACCACCATAGTAGCGGATTTTGAGAGGGACCACATTTCCAAACTGTCAAACCACCAGCGAAGGAAATGAGGTCTTCATTTCCATACTTTGATGGGTTGTTTCTGGTTGTTGTCATTGCATTAAACGCTAGAAATACTTAAATTTGTGGCATATAGTGACGGCATTCACCCTCGGGGTCAAGCCCCGAGGCACTCTGCCTGTTAATCTGTAGATACTAGCTACTGACGAATCGCTTTTATCCCTTTCTTTGCACCATAATATGCCCACTCTGCACTATAACAGAATACGCATCCGCTGAATTCTGGTCTATTCTCTGTCTCGGCTGACTCTTTATCTGTACTCATATTCATTTTATTATTATTTCTACAACGTAATGAACTGCTTGACAAATCACGACATCAGATCGAGTTTTGTATCAGTTAAGTCACGTACACATATCACCTTAGAGATAAACTCCGAGTCTCTATCCCACTATTATTATCTCAATTCTAGCAATAAGCACAGCTATGTATATACGTGATTTCTCCGGATTGAGTCGCTATATTGGTGGAGTTGGGTAATTAAGTTGGTGTAACACCTATCAAGGTATACATGGACGGTTCGGGTGGAAATATTGCATTATCGGAGCGACAAAAAGAGGCTTGGAAACTTGTTGAGCACGAAAATATGTCATATGGAGTTGCAGCAGAGATGATGGGAATTACCAAAGATACACTCGAAAAACATTTAATCGCATGCCGCCAGAGAAAACAGGACTGGCAGCATACGATTGAGTGGATGAATGGCAACTCATCTAATACTGAGCATGAGTAACTCAGAAGAATATATTACTGCGTGTATGTTTGGAGACCGCTCATACTATCTTCATCAAAACTGAATATATCAACAAATTCGAAGAGTAATTCTCCATCTTGAACCAGCCGACCACGAACAGCAACCTCATTATTGTCGGTGTATATACTCTCTACGACGTGAGTCGTATCAGTCACCGGACGCTCATCGCGCATGAACTGAACGAACTGTTCTCGCCCGGCAAGTGTTTGATCAGAACGCTGATGTGTAAACTCTGGTGTGAGAAGTGAGGTAAGTTTAGTATAATTATCCTGGTCAATGCTTTGATAATAGGCACGAGTAGCCTCTATTTGTCTTGAACTTAACGTCATTGTCCGTATTTAGATCCCTTCTTAATGATACTATTACGCGTTTGCATCGAACTTATCAACATAATATCTTGCATATTAGCAATCATTTTGATATTGAGTTATATTCGATATGCCGATACATCGATTATGCCACACTTAATTATCATTTATTATGGTTGATACTACTCGTTGACTGTCGAGATAGCATCATCGATTACCGGGTCAGAGATGACTTCGGCAATATCAGTCTTTGTTAGGATCCCAACCCCATCACCGTCGGCATCAGCCACTGGTAGATGACTATATCCACCCTCATGCATCTGCTCGGCAGCCGCAGCGAGTGCCACATCTGGGGAGACGGTTTCGACACCAGTCGTCATATATTCTTTGACAGTTGTCTCATCCGTCGGGACACCGTCTGCTATGACCGATAATGCGTCTGTTGAAGTAAAGATACCCGCCGGTTGACATCCGTCACTGACAACAACAACAGATTTGATTGTCGCCTTGCGCATCGCGTCGGCAGCTTCACTTACCGATGTCTCTGCTTCTAAGGTTAACATTGGTGTCGTCATCACGTCTTTGACGCGTAATTCGGTCATAGCCAGTGACTTGTCGCGACATATATATTACTTTCTACAGCGGGGCGGATTGAGCGCCCTAAGATCGTTCGGAAATCGAAGCCACTACCCCTGCTGTCATGTGATATACATTGCCCCAGACTATTGGATGAGCCACGGCATAAGTTAAGATGTCGGTGATGACAAGAGAAATCTAGAATACGACATGATCAAACTCGGTCGTGCTCATAGAAAACATCATAATTCAGCACCTGCAATCATTAATTGTCCGTCTGCAGAGAATATACGACTAAAATAACATGCACATTGACACAATTAGTCTTTTTCCCAACTATTATGTTCATAAAACGCTCGACATTCCTGTGAATACCTAATGGATGCACAAACCGTCGTGGAATTATCGGGACTGACTAAGCGGTATGGAGATGTTACTGCAGTCTATGATCTTTCTTTTTCTGTCCAACGAGGCGAATTCTTCTCAATTTTAGGTCCAAGTGGTTGTGGGAAGTCGACAACATTACGAACGATTGCTGGCTTCGAAAACGCTAGCGAGGGGACAATCAAAATCGATGGGGAAGACATTACAGGCACCCCTGCACATCAACGCGAGACTGGTATGGTTTTTCAAAATTATGCACTGTTCCCACACAAAAGCGTTGGTGAGAATATTGGATTTGGGCTCAAAATGGATAGTGTTCCGAAACCAGAGCGTGAAGATCGGGTAGCAGAGATGCTTGCCACCGTTGATCTCGATGGATTTGAACAGCGAATGCCAAGTGAACTCTCTGGTGGACAACAACAACGAGTTGCATTAGCCCGCGCTTTGATCATTCAGCCTTCGGTACTCCTGCTGGATGAACCACTCGCAGCGCTTGATCTGCAACTTCGACAGAATATGCGGTTTGAACTACAACAAATCCAAGACCGACTTGATATCACAACAATTTATGTTACACATGATCAGGAGGAGGCACTCTCAATGAGCGACCGTATCTTGGTGTTAGATGGCGGAACAGCTCAACAAATAGACACACCCCGAGAACTGTATAATAACCCACGTAATCGGTTTGTTGCTGACTTTATTGGAGAGGCAAATATTCTCCAAACACAATTTAAATCTTCTACACATGATACTATTGAACTTGAACCAGAATTTTCCTCAATGAATACGGTTTCACTCGAAAAAAACGGACTTGATACAAACGTATTCTCCAAAGGTGAGCAGATTTATTTGAACATTCGTCCGGAAGATATCATGATTCGTCCACCAGATGAGGATCTTACAAATGGACTCACCGCCAAGATAACAAATAAAACATTCATCGGCAAGACAACCCAGTTCGTCGCGACAGTTGGCAACAATCAAGAGATACTTGCAGAAGCCACAGGGCTAGCTGCTCAGCAATCGATTGCCACTGGTGATACGGTTTCGCTTACATGGTCACGTGATGATTGTACTATTATTGGTGAACATCGCGAATGAGTTCTGTTGAGCCACGACAATGGGTAACTGATCTGTATATGCTCATCAGTGACCCAATCGAAACTTGGTTTGATCAGCAAAAATCATATATCCCACTTTTACAACTTGCTCCTGGACTCATCTGGGTGCTTGGACTACTTGGTAGTTCAGTAGGTATTATTTTAATGTATAGTTTTCTTGAATCTGCACCGCTCTCTGCGGAAACACCGGTAATCACTATTGCAAACTATCAAACAGTCTTTGCGACTACGTATTATCTGACAGTCCTTCTCAGATCATTTCTTATTGCTGTGACCGTCACAATGATTTCATTATTGATTGCATATCCAGCAGCATATCATATCGCATTCATGAATAGTCGATTTCGAAACCTGTATTTATTAATGCTTATTTTACCATTTTGGATAAATCTGATAATCCGAACCTTTGCTTGGCAACTTATCCTTGGACAAAGCGGACTCATCAATTATGTTCTCGTGAGTCTAGTGGGCATTTTTGAAACACCACTACAACTACTTTATTCTCCGTGGGCGGTCATTATCGGACTTGTACATGTATTCATGCCGTTCGCGGTAATCCCAGTATATACTTCAATTCAGCGCATTGATCATTCGCACATAGAAGCAGCACGCAACCTCGGGGCAAATCGACTCCAGACATTCTATGAGGTAACATTCCCGCAAACACTTCCGGGGATTGCAGCTTCTTCAGTAATTGTGTTTGTCCTTTCATTTGGCTCATTTGTTATTCCAAACATGCTTGGCGGGCAGGGTAATCTTATGATCGGCAATATTATCGCACAACTCTTTGGAGAGAGCTTTGACTGGGCACTTGGAAGTGCAATGGCAACATTGTTTATTATTACTGTCATTATATTGGTATACATCTTTAACCGCATCATCGGTCTCCGAAGCCTCTATGGTAGTGATGCTGCATGAGCCGCATAACGCAACTTCTCGGACGAGTTTCATTCTCCTCGAAAACTGGATCTAAGATACTCAGATTTGAGACTATCGCGCTGTTCATATTCCTCTATTTACCGATTTTGGTCGTTATTATACTTTCTTTTAGTGCTGATTCAGTACCGAGCTTTCCAATCTCTGGACTCTCAATTGAGTGGTATCTTGCGCTCATTCCAATTGGCAGAACGTTTGATGCACAGCTTATCCGTGCTTTTTTGATGAGCGTTCAGATAGGAATTATCGCTGCAATCGGCTCAGCGGTCATCGGCACCGCAGCCGCAATTGGAATGGTAAGAAACGAATATGCACGTTGGCTTTTTGATGTTGATACACTCAATACGCTATTCATTACACCGATGATGGTGCCATGGGTTGTGACTGGGATTGCTGTTCTTTCACTGTACTCCATGGTAAACATCGCTGGCTCGTTCATCTCACTCATCCTGGGACATATCCTGATTACACTCCCATTCATGATTGTTGTTGTTGCTGGACAATTATACGGATTTGATCGTTCATTAGAGGATGCAGCACGAAATCTTGGCGCTGGTCCACTCCGGACGTTCTATGAAGTAACACTCCCTATCATTTCACCAGGTGTCATTGCCGGCATGATGTTTGCTTTTACAATTTCATTCGATAATTTCACACAGACTTTCTTTTGGACATCCAGCACGCTCAATACATTACCAGTTGTCATATTTTCCCGAATTAATTTCAGTCTCACCCCAGTGGTAAACGCGATGGGAACTGTCATTGTTGGAGTTTCACTGACAATGGCTTTTCTTGCTGAACGACTCTCAAGTCGCGTAATCACCGATTAAAAGCTGGCATCAGTACGTTTTTACTTATTATTCTATTATTCATACTGTGAGCAACGATCAATCTCAAGCTCAAACGACATCTACATCTCGTCGCCGATTTCTACAGAGCACCGCTGCTGTGTCTACTGTTACTGGACTTGCTGGCTGCATCACAGGCAGCTCTACTGGGAGTCAAGCAAACAGTCTCACATTCATGCAGTGGTCTGGTGAATTTGGTGAAACTGCAGAGCGTGTATTGAAAGAGCCATTCGAAGAGGAGTTTGATGTGACAATTAATCAAGTCCCGCTCCCTAGCCCATCAGATATGCTCTCAAAACTCCAGGCTGGAAGTGCGGATTTTGACTTAGTCTCGCACTGGGATTATACTCTTTATCGAGGCGTCCAAAACGATTTATTCCAGGAAATCCCACTCGGTGAAGTGCCGAATGTTCGCGACCGGGTTCGAGATCAATTCAATCCGACGTCGGTGCAGTACGACCCAGGCAATGAACCACATCATGCTCCATATTCAGTTAGTGGATGGGGGATGACATATAATTCGAATGCAATGGACGAGCCATCCAGTTGGCAAGCTCTACTGACGGATGAAATGCAAGATAACGTGAGTTTGGCAAGTTGGATGAGTTGTTGGCTTGGTGTTGCAGCAAAACGTGCAGGTGTTCCATTTGCCGAAATTCCAAATCGAATGGATGAGATATGGGCTGCAATCGGTGAATTTGATGATGCCTCACAGACATGGTGGGGAACAGGTCAGGAGATGGAGCGATTACTGACGAATGAGTCTGTTCTCGCTGGATCGTTCTGGTTTGCACGAACATACCGACTCCGCGTTGACAACGATGTCCCTGTCCGATATACAGTTCCCGAAGAGGGTGCTCCAGCATGGATTGAAACATATACAATCCCAAATGGTGTCGACGAGTCAAAGAAACAACTCGCACTTGAGTTCATTGATTATATCAACCGTGAAGAAGTTCAAGAACGATTCGGTCGTGAGCTTCGATATGCCGTACCATATGACTTCAACGACATCCCAAGTGATCATATATACAACGACCATCCCGAGCTTCCACTTTTGAACACCGAACGGCTTGAACCAATGCTACAGAACATTTATAACTCAAATTATAACGATTATACAAACGAATTCCAACAGCAAACGGGCTAACAATCAGGAAGATTCATTCCTTGTTTGATAGATTCGAAAATCAATATCGATAATCCCTTTATTTTGATCTCTTTTGAGTCTACAGATCACACTGAGGCTGTGAGTGCATGCACGTTTGTCAGCACTCATAAG from Haloquadratum walsbyi C23 harbors:
- a CDS encoding nuclear transport factor 2 family protein, coding for MTLSSRQIEATRAYYQSIDQDNYTKLTSLLTPEFTHQRSDQTLAGREQFVQFMRDERPVTDTTHVVESIYTDNNEVAVRGRLVQDGELLFEFVDIFSFDEDSMSGLQTYTQ
- a CDS encoding RNA polymerase sigma factor, which encodes MDGSGGNIALSERQKEAWKLVEHENMSYGVAAEMMGITKDTLEKHLIACRQRKQDWQHTIEWMNGNSSNTEHE
- a CDS encoding ABC transporter permease; the encoded protein is MSSVEPRQWVTDLYMLISDPIETWFDQQKSYIPLLQLAPGLIWVLGLLGSSVGIILMYSFLESAPLSAETPVITIANYQTVFATTYYLTVLLRSFLIAVTVTMISLLIAYPAAYHIAFMNSRFRNLYLLMLILPFWINLIIRTFAWQLILGQSGLINYVLVSLVGIFETPLQLLYSPWAVIIGLVHVFMPFAVIPVYTSIQRIDHSHIEAARNLGANRLQTFYEVTFPQTLPGIAASSVIVFVLSFGSFVIPNMLGGQGNLMIGNIIAQLFGESFDWALGSAMATLFIITVIILVYIFNRIIGLRSLYGSDAA
- a CDS encoding ABC transporter permease, translating into MSRITQLLGRVSFSSKTGSKILRFETIALFIFLYLPILVVIILSFSADSVPSFPISGLSIEWYLALIPIGRTFDAQLIRAFLMSVQIGIIAAIGSAVIGTAAAIGMVRNEYARWLFDVDTLNTLFITPMMVPWVVTGIAVLSLYSMVNIAGSFISLILGHILITLPFMIVVVAGQLYGFDRSLEDAARNLGAGPLRTFYEVTLPIISPGVIAGMMFAFTISFDNFTQTFFWTSSTLNTLPVVIFSRINFSLTPVVNAMGTVIVGVSLTMAFLAERLSSRVITD
- a CDS encoding CBS domain-containing protein, which encodes MTELRVKDVMTTPMLTLEAETSVSEAADAMRKATIKSVVVVSDGCQPAGIFTSTDALSVIADGVPTDETTVKEYMTTGVETVSPDVALAAAAEQMHEGGYSHLPVADADGDGVGILTKTDIAEVISDPVIDDAISTVNE
- a CDS encoding ABC transporter substrate-binding protein; protein product: MSNDQSQAQTTSTSRRRFLQSTAAVSTVTGLAGCITGSSTGSQANSLTFMQWSGEFGETAERVLKEPFEEEFDVTINQVPLPSPSDMLSKLQAGSADFDLVSHWDYTLYRGVQNDLFQEIPLGEVPNVRDRVRDQFNPTSVQYDPGNEPHHAPYSVSGWGMTYNSNAMDEPSSWQALLTDEMQDNVSLASWMSCWLGVAAKRAGVPFAEIPNRMDEIWAAIGEFDDASQTWWGTGQEMERLLTNESVLAGSFWFARTYRLRVDNDVPVRYTVPEEGAPAWIETYTIPNGVDESKKQLALEFIDYINREEVQERFGRELRYAVPYDFNDIPSDHIYNDHPELPLLNTERLEPMLQNIYNSNYNDYTNEFQQQTG
- a CDS encoding DUF1643 domain-containing protein; amino-acid sequence: MHDTAGPDPTAPTDVMRDAILSEDNEYRYRLDRTWDSKAPTMAFVLVNPSQADAEKDDRTTTRCMTYANGMGFGRVIIGNLFAIRSTDPTVIKSHPAPVGPRNDQYLRDICHESDRIVAGWGIHGTIDGRGHEITAALDVNWYAITTTIDGHPAHPSRTPYDTTLQRFSYD
- a CDS encoding ABC transporter ATP-binding protein translates to MDAQTVVELSGLTKRYGDVTAVYDLSFSVQRGEFFSILGPSGCGKSTTLRTIAGFENASEGTIKIDGEDITGTPAHQRETGMVFQNYALFPHKSVGENIGFGLKMDSVPKPEREDRVAEMLATVDLDGFEQRMPSELSGGQQQRVALARALIIQPSVLLLDEPLAALDLQLRQNMRFELQQIQDRLDITTIYVTHDQEEALSMSDRILVLDGGTAQQIDTPRELYNNPRNRFVADFIGEANILQTQFKSSTHDTIELEPEFSSMNTVSLEKNGLDTNVFSKGEQIYLNIRPEDIMIRPPDEDLTNGLTAKITNKTFIGKTTQFVATVGNNQEILAEATGLAAQQSIATGDTVSLTWSRDDCTIIGEHRE